Sequence from the Fulvivirga ligni genome:
TAATAATACTAAAGATAACTATATATAATGGCAAGATATAGAGGTCCAAAGGCGAAAGTAGCCAGAAGATTCAACGAGCCTATTTTTGGCCCAAGTAAGGCGTTGCAAAAGAAGAGCTATCCTCCAGGTCAGCACGGACGTGGAAGAAGAAGAAAGCAGTCGGAATATGCTGTCCAGCTTATGGAGAAGCAGAAGGCCAAATATACATATGGTGTTCTAGAAAAGCAGTTCGCTAATCTATTCGACAAAGCTTCTAGAAAGTCTGGTATTACAGGTGAGATCTTATTACAGTTACTAGAATCTAGATTAGATAACACTGTATTTAGATTAGGCATAGCTCCTACAAGAAGAGCTGCTAGACAATTAGTATTACACAAGCACATCATCGTGAATGGAGAAATCGTTAATGTTCCTTCATTCCACGTAAAGCCAGGTGATACAGTAGGTGTTCGTGAGAGATCTAAATCTCTTGAGTCGATTACTGATAGCCTTGCTACGCACGGAGTAAAGAAATTCCCTTGGTTAGAGTGGGATGGAAGTGAAATGGTTGGTAAGTTGGTTACTTTACCACAGAGGGATGAGATTCCTGAAAACATCAACGAGCAGTTGATTGTAGAACTTTACTCTAAGTAATCTATAATTTAAAAATTATATTAGCCTTACTACTCAAAGTGGTAAGGCTATAACTATAAAAGCAATAACCTATGTCAATTTTAGCATTTCAAATGCCTGACAAAGTCGTAATGGAAAAAGCAGACGATTTCCACGGCTTGTTTACTTTTAAACCATTAGAAAAGGGATATGGTGTTACTATAGGTAACGCTTTAAGAAGAATATTACTTTCTTCTTTAGAAGGTCATGCAATCACTGGAATAAAAATACCAGGTGTATTACATGAGTTTTCTACTATCGAAGGCGTTGTTGAGGATGTTTCAGAAATTATTTTGAATCTTAAAATGGTAAGGTTCAAGAAAATAGGTGAGTCTTTTGATAACAAAATAACTGTTGCCATTAAAGGACAAAAGGAGTTCACTGCTGGTGATATCGCTAAGAGCACGTCTGCATTCGAAGTTCTTAATCCTGAATTGGTGATTTGTAACTTGGATGAGTCTGTGGATATTGAGGTAGAGCTTACTATTGACAAAGGTAGAGGCTATCTTCCAGCTGAAGAGAATAAACCTTCAGAGCAGGTATTTGGATTTATTCCAATTGATGCCATCTTCACTCCTATCAAAAATGTGAAGTATAGCATTGAAAATACTAGGGTAGAGCAAAAAACTGACTACGAGCAATTAGTATTAGATATAGAAACTGATGGTTCTATCCACCCTGAGAAAGCTTTGGAAGGAGCAGCTCATATACTTATTCAACACTTCATGTTATTCTCTGATAAGTCTATCGAGTTAGAGACTGATAAAGGTGGTGAAATAGAGCAGGTAGATGAGGAAATGCTTCATATGAGAAAGTTATTGAAGACTCCTCTTAATGACTTAGACCTTTCTGTTAGAGCATATAACTGCTTAAAAGCAGCTGATGTTAAGACATTAGGTGATCTTGTGAAGTTGGAGATTTCTGATATGATGAAATTTAGAAACTTCGGTAAGAAGTCGTTAGCTGAGCTTGAGCAATTGGTTCAAGATAAGAATCTAACTTTTGGAATGGATCTATCCAAGTATAAACTTGAAGAAGAATAATTAAAATGAGACACGGGAAAAAAATTAATCACTTAGGTAGAACAGCTCCTCATAGAAAGGCGATGCTTTCTAACATGGCTGCTTCTTTAATCATAAATAAAAGGATTACTACTACAGTTGCTAAAGCTAAAGCTTTGAGAAAGTATGTAGAGCCTTTGATCACTAGAGCAAAAGAAGATACTACTCATTCTAGAAGAATGGTTTTCTCTTACCTTAATGACAAACAATCTGTAAAGATGTTATTTGATGAGGTAGCTGAGAAAATAGCAAAAAGACCTGGAGGATATACTAGAATATTAAAGACTGGTAATCGTTTAGGGGATAATGCTGATATGTGTATCATCGAGCTAGTAGATTACAACGAGTTTCTTCTACAGGATGATAGCGCAGCTAAAACTAAAACTAGAAGAAGCAGAAGAGGCGGTAGCACTAAAGCAAAAGCTGAAGAAACAGTGGCTACTAAATCTGAAGAGACTGCACCGGCAGCCGAAACTAAAGAAGAGGCACCTAAGTCTGAAGATTCAACTTCTGAAGAATCAACCGATGAAAAAAAGGATTGATATTTCAACTCAAATTGAAAAAAGTTTATAAAAAAGAGGGGATTAGATTTATATCTAATCCCTTTTTTTATTTTTGTAATTCAAATTTCTAACATCAATGAAACTACAAAAACGAGAAAAAGCCTATTTACTTTTAGAGGATGGACTACTTTTAGAAGGTACCGCAATAGGTAAAAAGGGCACTCGAGGGGGTGAGATTTGCTTTAATACTGGAATGACTGGATACCAGGAAATTTACACCGACCCTTCTTACTATGGACAAATTATTGTAAATACTAATAGCCATATTGGTAATTACGGCACAATTGATAGTGAGCAAGAGTCTGACGCACCAAAAATCAGTGGTATCGTTGTAAATGATTACTCTTACATATATAGCAGAAAAACGGCCGGGGAGAGTCTTCAGGGTTATCTTGAGAAACATGAGGTAATTGGTATTGCTGATGTGGATACAAGGATGTTAGTAAGGCACCTTAGAAGTAAAGGAGCCATGAATGCCATTATATCTTCTGAGCTATCTGGGGATGATCTGAAGGCAGAGTTAGAAAAAGTGCCATCAATGGATGGTCTTGAGCTGTCATCTATTGTTAGTACCAAGGAACCGTATTTCGTTGGTGACGAATCTGCTCAGCACAGAGTAGCTGTATTGGACTTAGGTATTAAGACAAACATTTTAAGAAATTTGGCAGCGAGAGGTGTTTATTGTAAGGTGTTCCCTGCAAAAACTTCTTTTGAAGAGATGGAGAAATGGAATGGTGATGGCTACTTCATTTCTAACGGTCCTGGTGATCCGTCTGTTATGTCTTATGCTGTGGAAACAGTGAAGCAGATTTTAGATGCAAATAAACCCTTGTTTGGAATTTGCCTCGGTCATCAGATTATTGCTTTGGCCAATGGAATTTCTACTTATAAAATGCACCATGGTCATAGAGGGTTAAATCACCCTATTAAAAACTTGGTTACTGGGTTAAGTGAGATTACTTCACAGAACCACGGCTTTGCCATAAGCGAAAAGGATGTAGAGGCTTCTGATTTAGTGGAAGCGACTCATATCCATTTAAATGATAAAACCATAGCCGGAATTAAGGTGAAAAATAAGAATGCATTCTGTGTGCAGTATCACCCGGAATCTTCACCTGGTCCGCATGATTCAAGATATCTTTTTGATGATTTTATCAAGATGATAGCTGAAAACAAATAATAAATTCAAATTGAAAATTAATATACAATGAGTGTAATTGAAAGTATTCACGCAAGACAAATCCTCGATTCTAGAGGAAATCCTACCGTAGAGGTAGATGTTGTAACAGAAAATGGCATCCTAGGTAGGGCTGCTGTACCTTCTGGAGCTTCAACCGGAAAACACGAAGCCGTTGAATTAAGGGACGGTAACAAGAAGGTTTTCATGGGCAAAGGAGTATTGAAGGCTGTTGAGAATGTGAATTCAATCATAGCTGAAGAATTAGTAGGCTTCTCTGTGTTCGATCAGAATCTTTTAGACAAAATCATGCTTGAGGCAGATGGTACTGATAACAAAGCGAAGTTAGGTGCTAATGCTATTTTAGGAGCGTCTTTGGCTATTGCTAAAGCTGCGGCTAAGGAGTCTGGTCAGTCATTGTATAGATATATTGGAGGTGTTAATGCTAACACTCTTCCTGTACCTATGATGAACATCCTTAACGGTGGTAGTCATGCCGATAATGCAATTGACTTTCAGGAATTCATGGTTATGCCTGTGAAAGCTGATACTTTCTCAGAAGCATTACGTATGGGAACTGAAGTATTCCATAACCTTAAAAAAGTATTGTCTGACAAAGGTCTTTCTACAAACGTAGGTGACGAAGGTGGATTTGCACCAAATATCGGTTCTAACGAAGAGGCTATCGAAGTTGTACTTCAGGCTATTGAGAAGGCTGGTTATAAGCCTGGTGAGGATATGTTTATCGCTATGGATGCCGCTTCTTCTGAATTCTATGATAGTAAGAAAAAAGTTTATGACTTCGCTTCTACTGGAAAGCAGCTTACTTCTGACGAGATGGTTGAATACTGGGCTAATTGGGTAGATAAATATCCAATCATTTCCCTGGAAGATGCTATGGAAGAAGATGATTGGTCTGGATGGAAAAAACTTACTGAAAAGGCTGGTCATAAAGTACAGTTAGTAGGTGATGATCTTTTTGTAACTAACGTTAAGAGACTTCAGGATGGTATCTCTCAGGGAGTTGCAAACTCTATCTTAATAAAAGTTAACCAGATTGGATCTTTAACTGAGACTATCAATACTGTAAACCTAGCTACAAGAAGTAAATATACTAGCGTAATGTCTCACAGATCTGGTGAAACAGAAGATAGCACTATCGCAGATCTTGCAGTGGCATTAAATACAGGACAAATTAAAACTGGTTCAGCTTCACGTTCTGATAGAATGGCTAAATACAATCAGCTATTAAGAATTGAAGAGGAGCTTGGTGAAACAGCTTATTTCCCTGGAATTAAAGCTTTCAATAAGTAATTATAAAAGCCCCAGATTTCTGGGGCTTCTTTTTCTTCTTATTTTTTGATAACTTAAGAAAACTGATTTTTTCAATACATGAAATTGCCAAAATTCACAAAGAACTTTTATTTCATATTCAGCTTTTTCTTTCTGATATGGATGCTTTTTATTGATGCTAACGACTTAATCACTCAGTTTCAATTAAAGCAACAGAAAGACGATCTTGAGGATGAAAAGTCTTACTATCTAGAGAAGATTGAGGATGTGAAGAAAGACAGGCAAGAGCTTTTAAGTAATGATAAATTACTTGAAAAGTTTGCCCGTGAAAAGTATTTCATGAAAAAAGAATCTGAAGATCTATTTGTTATTGTAGAAGAGTAAGTCTTCTTACAATAAATCCAAATCAAATTTTCCTGCCACTTCATTTAAGTCCTGCACTACCTTCGGATTTAATGGTATACCAGAGATAACTCTCTCTCTCTCAGCTTCTCTTTCCGGATCTCCTGGTATCAATACCTTCTTGCCTGGCACTGCTTTCGTATTTCTAAATCTTTGAATCCAATTATCCATGTGTTCTTTGAATTCATCGGCAGGCCTGAAAGCATCTATCCTCATTGCACCTAGAAAATGACCAAGCCCTTCACCCACTGGATCTTTGGCTAGTGGAAGAAAGCTTACAAATGGTGGAGCCCATGGGCCGTAGTTAGCACCTGAGAAAACGGCAGAGAAGATATCTACTATAGAGCCCAAAGCGTATCCCTTATGACTGCCATGTTCTCTATCACTACCGAGTGGAAGTAAAGCACCTCCATCTTTAAGCTCAAATGGATTGGTAGATGTTTCGCCATCTCTATTTTGGATCCAGCCTTCCGGAGCATCTTTTTCCTGTCTTTGTAATATTTCAAGCTTGCCATTGGCCGCTGTGGTTGTGGCCATATCTGCTACAAATAATGGTTGGTCTTTAGTAGGAATGGCCACAGCAATAGGATTTGTACCTAACATTCTCTCTGTAGCAAAAGTTGGAGCAACCAAAGGGCTGGCATTAGTCATAGCCATACCCACC
This genomic interval carries:
- a CDS encoding Ldh family oxidoreductase translates to MENITYPENKLRAFTKSVFLKMGCPNDEAEQATDVLIKADLRGIDSHGVARLTGYVRLWEAGRINATPNVKILHETPSTAVIDGDRGLGLVIAIKAMEIAMEKAKNVGTGWVSVKNSNHFGIAGYHAMLAAEKDMVGMAMTNASPLVAPTFATERMLGTNPIAVAIPTKDQPLFVADMATTTAANGKLEILQRQEKDAPEGWIQNRDGETSTNPFELKDGGALLPLGSDREHGSHKGYALGSIVDIFSAVFSGANYGPWAPPFVSFLPLAKDPVGEGLGHFLGAMRIDAFRPADEFKEHMDNWIQRFRNTKAVPGKKVLIPGDPEREAERERVISGIPLNPKVVQDLNEVAGKFDLDLL
- the rplQ gene encoding 50S ribosomal protein L17 — protein: MRHGKKINHLGRTAPHRKAMLSNMAASLIINKRITTTVAKAKALRKYVEPLITRAKEDTTHSRRMVFSYLNDKQSVKMLFDEVAEKIAKRPGGYTRILKTGNRLGDNADMCIIELVDYNEFLLQDDSAAKTKTRRSRRGGSTKAKAEETVATKSEETAPAAETKEEAPKSEDSTSEESTDEKKD
- a CDS encoding DNA-directed RNA polymerase subunit alpha, translated to MSILAFQMPDKVVMEKADDFHGLFTFKPLEKGYGVTIGNALRRILLSSLEGHAITGIKIPGVLHEFSTIEGVVEDVSEIILNLKMVRFKKIGESFDNKITVAIKGQKEFTAGDIAKSTSAFEVLNPELVICNLDESVDIEVELTIDKGRGYLPAEENKPSEQVFGFIPIDAIFTPIKNVKYSIENTRVEQKTDYEQLVLDIETDGSIHPEKALEGAAHILIQHFMLFSDKSIELETDKGGEIEQVDEEMLHMRKLLKTPLNDLDLSVRAYNCLKAADVKTLGDLVKLEISDMMKFRNFGKKSLAELEQLVQDKNLTFGMDLSKYKLEEE
- a CDS encoding FtsB family cell division protein; translation: MKLPKFTKNFYFIFSFFFLIWMLFIDANDLITQFQLKQQKDDLEDEKSYYLEKIEDVKKDRQELLSNDKLLEKFAREKYFMKKESEDLFVIVEE
- the carA gene encoding glutamine-hydrolyzing carbamoyl-phosphate synthase small subunit; translated protein: MKLQKREKAYLLLEDGLLLEGTAIGKKGTRGGEICFNTGMTGYQEIYTDPSYYGQIIVNTNSHIGNYGTIDSEQESDAPKISGIVVNDYSYIYSRKTAGESLQGYLEKHEVIGIADVDTRMLVRHLRSKGAMNAIISSELSGDDLKAELEKVPSMDGLELSSIVSTKEPYFVGDESAQHRVAVLDLGIKTNILRNLAARGVYCKVFPAKTSFEEMEKWNGDGYFISNGPGDPSVMSYAVETVKQILDANKPLFGICLGHQIIALANGISTYKMHHGHRGLNHPIKNLVTGLSEITSQNHGFAISEKDVEASDLVEATHIHLNDKTIAGIKVKNKNAFCVQYHPESSPGPHDSRYLFDDFIKMIAENK
- the rpsD gene encoding 30S ribosomal protein S4, whose product is MARYRGPKAKVARRFNEPIFGPSKALQKKSYPPGQHGRGRRRKQSEYAVQLMEKQKAKYTYGVLEKQFANLFDKASRKSGITGEILLQLLESRLDNTVFRLGIAPTRRAARQLVLHKHIIVNGEIVNVPSFHVKPGDTVGVRERSKSLESITDSLATHGVKKFPWLEWDGSEMVGKLVTLPQRDEIPENINEQLIVELYSK
- the eno gene encoding phosphopyruvate hydratase, giving the protein MSVIESIHARQILDSRGNPTVEVDVVTENGILGRAAVPSGASTGKHEAVELRDGNKKVFMGKGVLKAVENVNSIIAEELVGFSVFDQNLLDKIMLEADGTDNKAKLGANAILGASLAIAKAAAKESGQSLYRYIGGVNANTLPVPMMNILNGGSHADNAIDFQEFMVMPVKADTFSEALRMGTEVFHNLKKVLSDKGLSTNVGDEGGFAPNIGSNEEAIEVVLQAIEKAGYKPGEDMFIAMDAASSEFYDSKKKVYDFASTGKQLTSDEMVEYWANWVDKYPIISLEDAMEEDDWSGWKKLTEKAGHKVQLVGDDLFVTNVKRLQDGISQGVANSILIKVNQIGSLTETINTVNLATRSKYTSVMSHRSGETEDSTIADLAVALNTGQIKTGSASRSDRMAKYNQLLRIEEELGETAYFPGIKAFNK